The Bradyrhizobium ottawaense genome window below encodes:
- a CDS encoding EAL domain-containing protein, producing the protein MIRISTIFIAICMVLVAASLGLVLYAVAGISGTESAIVALTALTFLILYNAVSMRLRDRSDVGGQIADLSRGTADLARQVAEFGRRLAAIEGRIASSNSTNSDRIQSVVGEINELGGLVRQLATTVSTHEDLLAGHAPAPAPVPAPIARLEPEAPIDLIAPFEERPAAPPPLPAPPSRPAPAIQSQAANPVPAVTGRNQTQLLATLRNAIDENRIDIFLQPMVTLPQRKVRFYEAVTRLRDERDQLIAAEEFISIAEASGLIGRIDNMVMLRCVQVLRRLMVRNKDVGVFCNVAASTLGNSTTFAQCLDFLEANRALAPSLVLEFKQSTFRSLGAAETENLAALAQRGFRFSIDHVTDLRIEPRELADRGVRFIKVPATLLLDPRQASASDIHPSDLSDLLGRFGIDLIAERIEGERAVVDLLDYDVRFGQGFLFAPPRPLRPEGASATGGASPNQAQDIQGSNGSAPPSQGTKSGATPGATSAAPPAQRITGNAALARRI; encoded by the coding sequence ATGATTCGCATTTCGACGATCTTCATCGCCATCTGCATGGTACTGGTCGCGGCCTCGCTCGGGCTTGTGCTCTACGCCGTCGCCGGCATCAGCGGAACCGAATCCGCGATCGTGGCCCTGACCGCGCTGACCTTCCTGATCCTCTACAACGCGGTGTCGATGCGGCTGCGCGACCGCAGCGACGTCGGCGGCCAGATCGCCGATTTGTCGCGCGGCACCGCCGATCTCGCCCGCCAGGTGGCCGAGTTCGGCCGCCGGTTAGCCGCGATCGAGGGACGCATCGCCTCGTCCAATTCGACCAACTCCGACCGCATCCAGTCGGTGGTCGGCGAGATCAACGAGCTCGGCGGATTGGTCAGGCAGCTCGCCACCACCGTATCGACCCATGAGGATCTGTTGGCCGGCCATGCGCCAGCGCCGGCTCCCGTTCCCGCTCCGATCGCCAGGCTGGAGCCGGAGGCGCCGATCGACCTGATTGCGCCGTTCGAGGAGCGGCCGGCGGCCCCTCCCCCGTTGCCCGCACCGCCGTCACGACCGGCACCGGCGATCCAGAGCCAGGCCGCCAATCCGGTTCCGGCAGTCACCGGGCGCAACCAGACCCAGCTGCTGGCGACGCTGCGCAACGCTATCGATGAAAACCGCATCGACATCTTCCTGCAGCCGATGGTCACGCTGCCGCAACGCAAGGTGCGATTCTACGAGGCGGTGACGCGCCTGCGTGACGAGCGCGACCAGCTGATCGCCGCGGAGGAGTTCATCAGCATCGCGGAAGCGTCCGGGCTGATCGGTCGCATCGACAACATGGTGATGCTGCGCTGTGTGCAGGTGCTGCGGCGCCTGATGGTGCGCAACAAGGACGTCGGCGTGTTCTGCAACGTCGCGGCCTCCACGCTGGGCAATTCCACCACCTTCGCGCAATGCCTCGACTTTCTCGAAGCCAACCGGGCGCTGGCGCCCTCGCTGGTGCTGGAGTTCAAGCAATCGACCTTCCGCAGTCTCGGCGCGGCCGAGACCGAGAATCTCGCGGCGCTCGCTCAGCGCGGCTTCCGTTTCTCGATCGACCATGTCACCGATTTGCGCATCGAGCCGCGCGAGCTGGCCGACCGCGGGGTGCGCTTCATCAAGGTGCCGGCCACGCTGCTGCTCGACCCCAGGCAGGCCTCGGCCTCGGACATCCATCCCTCCGACCTCTCCGACCTGCTCGGCCGCTTCGGCATCGACCTGATCGCGGAGCGGATCGAAGGCGAGCGTGCGGTCGTGGACCTGCTCGACTATGACGTGCGGTTCGGCCAGGGGTTCCTGTTCGCGCCGCCCCGGCCATTGCGGCCTGAGGGGGCATCTGCTACCGGCGGGGCCTCGCCGAACCAGGCGCAGGACATTCAGGGATCCAATGGCTCCGCTCCCCCCAGCCAAGGTACGAAATCTGGCGCGACACCTGGCGCAACGTCAGCCGCTCCTCCGGCGCAACGCATCACCGGCAACGCGGCGCTCGCGCGCCGCATCTGA